A stretch of the Paenibacillus dendritiformis genome encodes the following:
- a CDS encoding glycosyl hydrolase family 18 protein yields the protein MKTLKWNRARKMLALVLTIVLALSSAAAASAAPARVQDIGGHWAEKAMTEWRDKGLLRGYADGSLQPNRAVSRAEFAALMNRAFQLTAMKDISFTDVAASSWEYDEVRKAVKAGFAAGFPDGTFRPSLPVSRQEAAVMLNRMLPADGPKGELNSFTDHKEIASWARDAVSALLAAGWLKGYIDDTIRPKAKMTRAEAVILLDRALQSKLGGGEEQPESGKGTDKENDKDKEGDHKQDPVSRAPSSSGGSSSSGGGSSSGGGTAPPGDSSAPAAPIVTGVSEGKTYTIGVVPAWKAESGTSVSATLNGAAYAKGAAIKEEGEYALTVTATKATNGKQASTTVRFKIEHAKRLIAYVPGWVDWSEANPIDASKLTHIYYAFAHIKDGKVIHIPDQNDEENLAYFSRLKAENPHLRVLISIGGWGADGFSDAALTEESRAALAESAMAWVEQYQLDGVDLDWEYPTQSPDGIVKARPEDKQNFTMLLEEFRKQLDAKGEADGKYYELAIAVGSTQTYLNGVEIEKIHPHVDSIMLMTYDYSGGWMNTTAHHTNLYGGGLSGDATVKLYLSNGVPAAKLVLGAAFYAHMWTDVQSAENNGLGQRAAPSWLTPSYREVLTEYTVTSSTYGKLAFTRYWDEAAQAPYLFDGSTWLTYDDPDSVAAKGKYALEHGLGGVMLWEYSHDPSGVLVDALYQSLRGAYQSDATMPDAPAVTGVDHGQSYTGPAAADWADEPGTFRVGKLNGEPYVRGTLIQEPGYYVLVVASVHLRSGKAVTTTIEFTVE from the coding sequence ATGAAAACGCTTAAATGGAACCGCGCCCGAAAAATGCTGGCGCTCGTGCTGACCATTGTCCTGGCCTTGTCTTCGGCTGCCGCGGCTTCGGCTGCGCCGGCTCGCGTTCAAGACATCGGGGGCCATTGGGCGGAAAAGGCGATGACGGAATGGAGAGACAAGGGACTGCTTCGCGGCTATGCCGACGGTTCCTTGCAGCCGAACCGGGCCGTGTCGCGAGCGGAGTTCGCCGCATTGATGAATCGGGCCTTCCAGCTCACGGCCATGAAGGACATTTCGTTTACGGACGTGGCCGCTTCCTCCTGGGAATACGATGAAGTGAGGAAGGCGGTCAAAGCCGGATTCGCGGCAGGCTTCCCGGACGGCACATTCCGCCCCTCGCTTCCGGTCAGCCGGCAGGAGGCGGCGGTCATGCTTAACCGGATGCTGCCGGCGGATGGGCCGAAGGGGGAGCTCAACTCCTTCACCGATCATAAGGAAATTGCGTCATGGGCCAGGGACGCCGTGAGCGCGCTGCTCGCCGCCGGATGGCTCAAGGGCTATATTGACGATACGATTCGCCCTAAGGCGAAGATGACGCGGGCGGAGGCGGTCATCCTCCTGGATCGCGCATTGCAGAGCAAGCTCGGGGGAGGCGAGGAGCAGCCGGAATCAGGCAAGGGCACGGATAAGGAAAACGACAAGGATAAGGAGGGAGATCATAAACAGGATCCGGTGAGCAGGGCCCCTAGCTCTAGCGGCGGCAGCTCTTCCTCGGGCGGAGGCTCCTCCTCCGGCGGGGGGACCGCTCCCCCGGGGGACAGCAGCGCACCGGCCGCGCCGATCGTGACCGGCGTAAGCGAAGGGAAGACCTATACGATCGGCGTCGTGCCGGCCTGGAAGGCGGAGAGCGGCACGAGCGTGAGCGCGACCTTGAACGGAGCGGCATACGCGAAGGGCGCCGCAATCAAGGAGGAGGGCGAGTACGCCTTAACCGTAACCGCGACCAAAGCGACGAACGGCAAACAGGCAAGCACGACCGTCCGGTTCAAGATCGAGCATGCGAAGCGGTTGATCGCTTACGTGCCGGGGTGGGTAGACTGGTCGGAAGCGAACCCGATCGATGCGTCGAAGCTGACGCATATCTATTATGCCTTCGCCCATATCAAAGACGGTAAAGTCATTCATATCCCGGATCAGAACGACGAGGAGAATCTGGCGTACTTCAGCCGATTGAAGGCGGAGAATCCGCATTTGCGGGTCCTGATCTCGATTGGGGGCTGGGGAGCGGACGGCTTCTCCGATGCCGCCCTGACGGAAGAATCGCGGGCCGCGCTCGCGGAGAGCGCCATGGCTTGGGTGGAACAGTATCAGCTTGACGGGGTCGACCTCGATTGGGAATATCCGACGCAGAGCCCTGACGGCATCGTGAAGGCACGGCCGGAAGACAAGCAGAACTTCACTATGCTGTTGGAAGAATTCCGGAAGCAGCTTGACGCGAAGGGGGAGGCCGACGGCAAATATTATGAGCTGGCCATTGCGGTCGGTTCGACGCAGACGTATTTGAACGGCGTCGAGATCGAGAAGATTCATCCGCATGTGGACAGTATCATGCTGATGACGTATGACTACTCCGGCGGCTGGATGAACACGACGGCGCATCATACGAATCTGTACGGCGGCGGGCTGAGCGGGGATGCGACCGTGAAGCTGTATCTGTCCAATGGGGTGCCGGCCGCCAAGCTCGTGCTCGGAGCGGCGTTCTACGCCCATATGTGGACCGATGTGCAGTCGGCGGAGAATAACGGCCTCGGGCAGCGGGCTGCTCCGAGCTGGCTGACGCCGAGCTATAGGGAAGTCCTCACGGAATACACTGTCACGAGCAGCACCTACGGGAAGCTCGCTTTCACCCGGTACTGGGATGAAGCCGCCCAGGCGCCGTACCTGTTCGACGGCAGCACCTGGCTGACGTATGACGATCCGGACTCCGTCGCGGCCAAAGGCAAGTATGCGCTGGAGCATGGCTTGGGCGGCGTCATGCTGTGGGAATACAGTCACGATCCGTCCGGGGTTTTGGTCGATGCCCTCTACCAATCGCTCCGAGGCGCTTACCAATCCGACGCGACCATGCCGGATGCCCCGGCCGTCACGGGAGTCGATCACGGGCAGTCGTACACCGGACCGGCCGCCGCCGATTGGGCGGATGAACCGGGGACGTTCCGCGTCGGCAAGCTGAACGGCGAGCCTTATGTTCGCGGCACCTTGATACAGGAGCCGGGCTATTATGTTCTCGTCGTCGCGTCGGTTCATCTCCGCAGCGGCAAGGCTGTGACGACGACGATTGAGTTTACCGTGGAGTAG
- a CDS encoding PfkB family carbohydrate kinase has translation MADRISRLKNTRSDAKVLVLGAAVIDVIIQLDSLPRTGDDAAAEHRETLVGGCAYNVAHILKQLRVDHDLFVPVGAGAYADMIRKQLQADGYPLLIEEDSGDNGWNLSIVEQDGERTFITIPGIETKWKPAWFERHDLGQYDYIYLSGYELEGPSGRVILDALAARQATCRIIFDPSPRVGYLDRETLRRVLGMNTILHLNRAELSGLTGVQELHDAVREACRQTGQPVVVTLGRDGTLLCTPEGSEVLPAGQVTVVDTIGAGDSHTGAFIAGLASGWPLREACLLGNDIAGQVVQQQGGRWSL, from the coding sequence GTGGCTGATCGGATATCTCGACTGAAAAATACGCGGAGCGATGCAAAAGTGCTCGTGCTCGGCGCCGCCGTCATCGATGTGATTATTCAACTGGATTCGCTGCCCCGAACCGGAGACGATGCCGCGGCCGAGCACCGGGAGACCCTTGTCGGCGGATGCGCCTACAACGTGGCCCATATTTTGAAGCAATTGCGGGTCGATCATGATCTGTTCGTCCCCGTAGGGGCAGGCGCCTATGCGGATATGATCCGGAAGCAACTGCAGGCCGACGGCTATCCGCTGCTGATCGAAGAGGATAGCGGCGATAACGGCTGGAATCTGTCGATTGTCGAGCAGGATGGCGAACGAACGTTCATTACGATCCCCGGAATCGAGACGAAATGGAAGCCGGCGTGGTTCGAACGGCACGACCTGGGCCAGTATGATTATATCTACTTGAGCGGCTACGAACTGGAGGGGCCTTCCGGCCGCGTCATTCTGGACGCGTTGGCGGCCAGACAAGCAACCTGCCGTATCATATTCGATCCGAGCCCAAGAGTGGGGTATCTCGATCGGGAGACGCTGCGGCGCGTGCTCGGCATGAATACGATCCTGCATTTGAACCGCGCGGAGCTGAGCGGATTAACGGGTGTGCAGGAACTGCATGACGCCGTTCGGGAGGCGTGCCGGCAGACCGGCCAGCCCGTCGTGGTGACGCTGGGCCGGGACGGCACGCTGCTCTGCACGCCGGAAGGAAGCGAAGTATTGCCGGCCGGCCAAGTCACCGTCGTCGACACGATCGGAGCCGGCGACTCGCATACGGGCGCCTTCATCGCCGGCCTTGCCAGCGGCTGGCCGCTCCGGGAGGCCTGCCTGCTCGGCAACGACATTGCGGGGCAGGTCGTGCAGCAGCAAGGAGGGAGATGGAGCCTGTAG
- a CDS encoding purine-cytosine permease family protein, which yields MNTPESSVFIPASDRKGTPKELFFIWFAGNIGILGVVYGAMIVGFQLSFLQSLLAAAAGALSFALVGYLSLAGRDAGTTTFVLSRAAFGFRGNYIPTFMGWINLVGWLAVGVVTGTLTLLALFSVFGIGSNPLLTLICLLAFAALIIGSSMFGQEALVKIQTFFTYVFGGLTLLVLLILIPKTNWTELMNMSNGNWLTGFLPAVSIIMAGTGISWSIASADYSCYQKPDQSSRSIVARVTFGAFIPLFVIMSVGVLMSTSVPDLAVSANPIEVISQALPRWMTVLYFVTALGGLIPQCIIGLKSARVNLETLNIRVKESTSIIIHSLFLILIPVYTLFVSEDFMGNFQTFLGLLGIGMAAWAAIFLIDYVKIRKTAGYDPRLLTDPDYNKVNYGGVSSWLAGVLAGFLFTNSPFFDGPFAKGMFQDNSLGVLLAFAASAVVYSVLLTVTTRK from the coding sequence ATGAACACGCCGGAATCTTCGGTATTTATCCCCGCTTCGGACAGAAAAGGAACCCCCAAGGAATTGTTTTTCATTTGGTTTGCCGGCAACATCGGAATTTTGGGCGTCGTCTATGGCGCGATGATTGTCGGGTTTCAATTAAGCTTCCTGCAATCTCTGCTGGCGGCGGCCGCAGGGGCGCTCTCCTTCGCCTTGGTAGGCTATCTAAGCTTGGCCGGAAGAGATGCGGGCACGACGACCTTCGTGCTGTCCAGAGCCGCCTTCGGCTTCCGAGGCAATTATATTCCGACATTTATGGGCTGGATTAACCTGGTCGGCTGGCTCGCGGTCGGCGTCGTGACCGGAACATTGACGCTCTTGGCGCTGTTCAGCGTGTTCGGCATCGGTTCCAATCCATTGTTGACGCTGATCTGTTTGCTGGCCTTCGCCGCGCTCATCATCGGCTCCAGCATGTTCGGCCAAGAAGCGCTCGTCAAAATCCAAACCTTTTTCACCTATGTCTTTGGCGGGTTGACGCTTCTCGTCCTGCTGATCCTGATTCCGAAAACAAATTGGACGGAATTGATGAATATGAGCAATGGCAACTGGTTAACAGGCTTCTTGCCCGCGGTATCGATCATTATGGCCGGCACCGGGATCAGCTGGTCGATCGCTTCCGCCGACTATAGCTGCTACCAGAAGCCGGATCAATCATCCCGCTCCATCGTCGCCCGCGTCACCTTCGGGGCATTCATTCCGCTGTTCGTCATCATGAGCGTCGGCGTGCTGATGAGCACATCGGTGCCGGACTTGGCGGTCTCGGCCAACCCGATCGAGGTCATCAGCCAGGCGCTGCCGCGCTGGATGACGGTGCTTTACTTTGTCACCGCTCTGGGCGGCTTGATTCCGCAATGCATTATCGGTTTGAAGTCGGCGCGGGTCAACCTGGAAACCTTAAACATTCGAGTGAAAGAGTCCACATCGATTATCATACATTCGTTGTTTCTGATTTTGATTCCGGTATACACGCTGTTCGTATCCGAGGATTTCATGGGCAACTTCCAGACATTCCTGGGCTTGCTCGGCATCGGCATGGCGGCGTGGGCGGCGATCTTCCTCATCGACTATGTCAAAATCAGAAAGACAGCAGGGTACGACCCGCGCCTGCTCACGGATCCGGACTACAACAAGGTTAATTATGGCGGGGTATCCAGTTGGCTGGCCGGGGTGCTCGCCGGGTTCCTGTTCACCAATTCCCCGTTTTTCGACGGGCCTTTTGCCAAAGGCATGTTCCAGGACAACAGTCTGGGCGTACTCCTGGCCTTCGCCGCAAGCGCGGTTGTCTATTCTGTTCTGTTAACCGTTACCACCCGGAAATAG